The following nucleotide sequence is from Verrucomicrobiia bacterium.
TTTTCTCCTCGTCGGCGGAGTCCTTGGGTTTGCCGTTGGGGAAGGCGGTCTTGAACTTGCCGCTGAGCCGCACCGCCAGGGCCATTTGTTTGTCGCCCGGTTTGAATTCCTTGGCCGCGCCGTCGGGCGACATTTCCACCAGGAAACGGTCCACGAAACCCGCCTCTGGGGAGCTTTGCATGAGCACATCCATTTTAAGCCCCTCCACTGGCGTGCCGCTGAAAGCCCCCGGCCAGCCAAACATGACGTTGTCGAGTTGGGCGCAAATGATCTCATCCTGCTTGAGGTACTCGGGGGTGAGCGAGGGGACGAAGAGCTGAAACTCGGGCGGCACGCCCGGGTTGCGCAGGCGGCGATCGGCCAGCACCCGGTTGTTCTCGAAGGTCAGCCCCCAGGCGGGCAACAACTTGTCCAGGGTGGAGCCGCCCTGGCCGCCGCCCATCATGGGGTTGCGCCGGCCCTCCGTCCAGGCATAAGGATCAAGGAAGGCGATGAGGCGTCCGCCGCGCATGAGGAATTGGTCAATGGCGAACTGGGTTTTTTCGGAGATGTTTTTGGGGTGATGGACGATCAAGACCTTGATGTCGTCGTCAATCTTGTCCACGTCCATCTGCACCTGCTTGAGGTTGAAGTCGCGCTGCAGCTCGGACACAAACAGCCAGGGCTCCTGCCCGCGCTGGCCCATTTGCATCATGAAGGGATTCATTTGCATGCCAAACACCGGGAGGCTGCTCATCAGGCCGATGGTGGGGCGCTCGGGATTGAGGACCTGGGCGATGGCGCGCGAGATGTCATACTCCAGAAACTTCTCCCGCTCCACGGCCAGGAAGGGAATGGAGGTCTTGGCGTCGAGGTAGGTGAAGGACAGGCCCAGATAGACGGAGTTGGCCAGATCAATCTGGCGCGGCGTCACATTGTCCATCGCGGCGAAGTCCTCGGCATCCGTGTCCGGCTGGGGATTGAGCTTTTCGATTTCAATCTTGCCGCCACTGACCTTGCGGTACTCGGCCAGGAGGTCTTCCACGCGCCGGGCGTAATTGGCCCAGGCCACCGGCATGGCCGGGTCATCCTGGGTGCAGTAGAAGCGGATTTTCAACTTGCCATCCAGCTTGGACAGGATGGAGAGCGTCCCGTCCGAAAGCGTGTAAAGCTTTTCGGCGGTCAGGTCCACGCGCATGCGCGGCAGGCCGGCGATGAGGTTGACGGCCACGACGATGCCGAACATGATGAGCACGCCCAGCGTGCTGTACAACAAGGTTTCCAGATTCCGGTTTTTCATGGGCGAAGGAGGCAAAAGGTTAATGACCCGAGCGCAGGCTGCGAATAATCACCCCCGTGGTGAAGAGGCAGAAGCCCATCACCGACAGGAAATACACCAGATCCCGCAAGTCCAGCACGCCTTTTTGGAAGCCGTCAAAGTGGGTCATGATGCTGGTGGAGGCGATCAAGGAAATCAACCCCGCGGGCACATTCCACGATTTCAACAGCTCGGTGACCGGCGGGAAACCGGCCAGGATGAGCAGCAGGATGATGACGATGGAGAGGATGAAACTGACCACCTGATTGCGCGTCAGGGCGGAGGTCATGGTGCTGATGGACAGGCAGGCACCGGCCATGAGGAGGCTGCCGATGTAGCTGCACACAATGACGCCGTTGTCCGGATCGCCGAGGTAGTTCACGGTGACCCAGACTGGAAAAGTGAGCGCCAGGGTCACGGCCAGGAAGAGCCAGGCGGCGAGAAACTTGCCCACAATCGCCTGCCAGGCGGTGACCGGCATGGTCAGGAGCAATTCCATGGTGCCCAGGCGGCGTTCCTCGGCCCACAAGCCCATGCCCACCGCCGGGACCAGGACCAGGAACAGCCACGGGTGCCACATGAAAAAGGCCACCAACGAGGCCTGGTCCCGCTGGAAAAACCCGCCCACCATGAAGGTGAAGAATCCCGCCAGCAGCAGGAAAATGACGATGAACACATACGCCACGGGCGAATTGAAATAACTGCCCAACTGGCGTTTGCCGATGCACTTGATGTTGTGTAAGGCTTCGAGAAGATTCATAGCTCCCTCTTTCCCCGTGGTTTCAAGCCCTGGCCGTGGCGTTGGCCGGGGCGGTGTCCGGCATGGTAATGCTGCGGAAGACCTCATCCAGCCGGCCTTCCTCGGTGTGCAGCTCGTCAAACTTCCATTGCTGGCCGGTTAAGATCTCCGCCACCTGCCGCGCCAGGTCGCCATTTTTGGCCGCCGGATCGTGCGGGTACACCCGCATGAGGGCGCAGCCGTTTTCCTCCTTCACCACAGCAGCGCGCCGCGCCAGAGCCGCCTGGCCCAGCAGGCTGGCGGCCTGTGGCGCAGGGACGCCGTAGATGCGGACTGTGACAGCGCCGGCCATTTCGGACCGGGCCTTCAGTTCGGCGGGCGTGCCGTTGGCCACGATCTGGCCGCGGTCAATGATGATGGCCCGGGTGCAGGCGGCCTCGACCTCCTCCAGAATGTGGGTGGAAAAGACGATGGCCTTGGTTTCCCCCATGCGGCGGATCAGCGTGCGGACCTCATGTTTCTGGTTGGGGTCGAGGCCGTCAGTTGGTTCATCCAGAATCAGGACGGGGGGATCGTGGATGATGGATTGGGCAAAGCAGGTGCGATGCCGGTAACCCTTGGAGAGGGTGTCCACACTCTGATGCAAGACCGACTCCAGGAAACAGGTCTCCACGACTTTATGAATGGCCTTGCGCAGGGCATCGCCGGAGAAACCGCGCAATTCCCCGGCAAATTTGAGGAAGCTGTACACCGTCATGTCGGTGTAGGCGGGGGCGGTTTCCGGCAGGTAGCCGATCAGTTTTTTGGCCGCGATTGGGTCATTTACAATGTCATGGCCGCCGACCGTGACGGAGCCTTCGGTGGGCGGGATGAAGCCCGTGATCATGCGCATGGTGGTGGATTTGCCCGCGCCGTTGGGGCCGAGAAAACCCAGCACCTCGCCTTTCTCCACCGTGAACGAGACCCCGTTCACGGCGCGTTTGGCGCCGAACGTTTTGACCAAATTGTTGACTTTTATCATGTTCGCCTTGGTTCGGCCGGCGGGTCCGCCGGCGTTCATTTAAAACCCCATCGGGTGTGGACCCTGAAGTCCCCGGGGCCACTGACTGGCACCATGTTATACATGGCCTGTCAAGGCTCTCGCAGCATTAGACACACAAACGGGCGTTTGTTCAAAAAATTTTTTCGGCCGCCCGCCGCCGGGCCTGCGCTGGGGCACGGACGGGCACAAACGCATTGACCCTGGGCGGCAAACCCGTTTAGGTAACGCGCATGTTGTTTGCGGCGAATTACGATCCCAGCCCGTGGATGATCCTGCCGTTTGTGGTGTTGCTGGCCACCATTGCGCTGGCCCCGCTGGCCTGTCCGCAATGGTGGCTGCGGCATTATCCCAAGGTGGCGCTGTCCCTGGGCACTCTGACGCTGATTTACTATTGGTGGGGCCTGGGAGGGGAGGCCCGGCACACCGTGGCGCACACGGCCCATGAATATGTCAGTTTCATCGCGCTGATTGGCAGCTTGTTTGTGGTGTCCGGCGGCATCCATATCCAGGTCAAAGGGGAGAGCACCCCGCTGGCCAATACGGTCTTTCTGGCGATCGGCGCCGTGCTGGCCAACTTCCTGGGCACCACGGGCGCCTCCATGCTGCTGATCCGGCCGTGGCTGCGCATGAACAAGTACCGCATCACCAAACATCATGTGGTGTTTTTCATTTTTATTGTGTCCAATGTGGGCGGGTGCCTTACTCCCATTGGGGATCCCCCGTTGTTTCTCGGATATCTCAAAGGCATTCCGTTCTGGTGGGTCCTGCAACACTGCTGGCTCATCTGGCTGGCGGGCGTGGGCCTGCTGCTGCTGATTTTTTACCTTTTGGACCGTCACAATTACCGCCGCGCCCCGCAAACCGTGCGCGAGCAACTGGCGGAGCCGGCGGATCACTGGCGGCTGGAGGGGCTGGGGAATCTGTTCTTCCTGGCGGTCATTCTAGGCGCCGTGTTCATCAATCATCCGGTGTTCCTGCGCGAAGCGCTGATGGTGGCGGCGGCGGCCGGCTCCTACTTCACGACGCGGCGCGCCATTCATCAGGCCAATCACTTCAATTTTCATCCCATCCAGGAAGTGGCCATTCTATTCATCGGCATTTTTGCCACCATGATGCCCGCGCTGGATTATCTGCAAAACAACGCCGCGCGCCTGGGCACGCCCACGCCCACCTTATACTATTGGGGATGCGGCTTTCTCTCGAGCGTGCTCGACAACGCCCCCACCTATCTCAATTTTCTAAGCGCCTGCCAAGGCAGCTTTGGCTCGCCGGAGCTGGTGCAGGCCGCGCGGGAGGCCCTGGCCGCCGGACCCGCGCTGGATCCCCGGACCTTGAGCGGTCCCCATGCCGAAGCCATACGCCACATGCTGGCAGGACTAGAGGCGATGCACGTCCCGGCCACCGCCCGGCGCGGGCTGAGCCGCGAGCACCTTCAAATTGCCCTGCTGCTGGGCAATCCCGAGCTGGTACGCCTGCTGGTGGCCATCAGTGTGGGCGCCGTGTTTTTCGGGGCCTGCACGTATATTGGCAACGGCCCCAACTTCATGGTGAAGTCCATTGCCGAGCATCAGAAAGTGCACGTGCCCAG
It contains:
- a CDS encoding ATP-binding cassette domain-containing protein, with the translated sequence MIKVNNLVKTFGAKRAVNGVSFTVEKGEVLGFLGPNGAGKSTTMRMITGFIPPTEGSVTVGGHDIVNDPIAAKKLIGYLPETAPAYTDMTVYSFLKFAGELRGFSGDALRKAIHKVVETCFLESVLHQSVDTLSKGYRHRTCFAQSIIHDPPVLILDEPTDGLDPNQKHEVRTLIRRMGETKAIVFSTHILEEVEAACTRAIIIDRGQIVANGTPAELKARSEMAGAVTVRIYGVPAPQAASLLGQAALARRAAVVKEENGCALMRVYPHDPAAKNGDLARQVAEILTGQQWKFDELHTEEGRLDEVFRSITMPDTAPANATARA
- a CDS encoding Gldg family protein; the protein is MKNRNLETLLYSTLGVLIMFGIVVAVNLIAGLPRMRVDLTAEKLYTLSDGTLSILSKLDGKLKIRFYCTQDDPAMPVAWANYARRVEDLLAEYRKVSGGKIEIEKLNPQPDTDAEDFAAMDNVTPRQIDLANSVYLGLSFTYLDAKTSIPFLAVEREKFLEYDISRAIAQVLNPERPTIGLMSSLPVFGMQMNPFMMQMGQRGQEPWLFVSELQRDFNLKQVQMDVDKIDDDIKVLIVHHPKNISEKTQFAIDQFLMRGGRLIAFLDPYAWTEGRRNPMMGGGQGGSTLDKLLPAWGLTFENNRVLADRRLRNPGVPPEFQLFVPSLTPEYLKQDEIICAQLDNVMFGWPGAFSGTPVEGLKMDVLMQSSPEAGFVDRFLVEMSPDGAAKEFKPGDKQMALAVRLSGKFKTAFPNGKPKDSADEEKKDDDKEKKKDEKEPEFLKESKEPTSVILVADADLLHETFYAQVQPIGNQKIVMIYSGNLSFLQNALELFTGDSALINSRSRATKSRNFTVIREMRARAARDLQGQLQKFEQERQEIQRKLNELQAQKDANQRFVLSPEQKAELEKYRKAQAETNRRIKELSKALRREEEALETRLKVINLGAMPLVVTLFGLGYALVNRKRTAAK
- a CDS encoding ABC transporter permease, whose translation is MNLLEALHNIKCIGKRQLGSYFNSPVAYVFIVIFLLLAGFFTFMVGGFFQRDQASLVAFFMWHPWLFLVLVPAVGMGLWAEERRLGTMELLLTMPVTAWQAIVGKFLAAWLFLAVTLALTFPVWVTVNYLGDPDNGVIVCSYIGSLLMAGACLSISTMTSALTRNQVVSFILSIVIILLLILAGFPPVTELLKSWNVPAGLISLIASTSIMTHFDGFQKGVLDLRDLVYFLSVMGFCLFTTGVIIRSLRSGH
- a CDS encoding sodium:proton antiporter, giving the protein MLFAANYDPSPWMILPFVVLLATIALAPLACPQWWLRHYPKVALSLGTLTLIYYWWGLGGEARHTVAHTAHEYVSFIALIGSLFVVSGGIHIQVKGESTPLANTVFLAIGAVLANFLGTTGASMLLIRPWLRMNKYRITKHHVVFFIFIVSNVGGCLTPIGDPPLFLGYLKGIPFWWVLQHCWLIWLAGVGLLLLIFYLLDRHNYRRAPQTVREQLAEPADHWRLEGLGNLFFLAVILGAVFINHPVFLREALMVAAAAGSYFTTRRAIHQANHFNFHPIQEVAILFIGIFATMMPALDYLQNNAARLGTPTPTLYYWGCGFLSSVLDNAPTYLNFLSACQGSFGSPELVQAAREALAAGPALDPRTLSGPHAEAIRHMLAGLEAMHVPATARRGLSREHLQIALLLGNPELVRLLVAISVGAVFFGACTYIGNGPNFMVKSIAEHQKVHVPSFIEYVYRFTLPFLLPVLVIVWLIFFR